A stretch of Megalobrama amblycephala isolate DHTTF-2021 linkage group LG14, ASM1881202v1, whole genome shotgun sequence DNA encodes these proteins:
- the LOC125245131 gene encoding gastrula zinc finger protein XlCGF8.2DB-like, translating into MVLNDINGIKEESEDLRIEETLRVKQEETEEQTKMPFIKEESEDLRIEETFSVKQEETEEQTAPVVMKEDKEVLSETEEKDQYENLQDFIIGEKPFRCLQTEKTSKQKKAQRDRTGKNPFTCQQCGQSFSHKESLNRHMKIHTREKPYTCQQCGQSFVQRVNLKVHMRIHTGESPFTCQQCGKSFNHKPNLNRHMRIHTGEKPYTCQECGESFAQCVNLKTHMTIHSGENPFTCQQCGKSFTRKENLDRHIRIHTGEKPYRCQQCGKGFHQHGNLKVHIRIHTEKSPFTCQQCGQSFNHKVSLDRHMRIHTGEKPYTCPLCGKGFNRKESIDRHMPSVWGEFCSS; encoded by the exons aatggtattaaagaggagagtgaagacctgaggattgaagaaacattaagagtgaaacaagaagaaactgaggaacaaacaaagatgccgtttattaaagaggagagtgaagacctgaggattgaagaaacattcagtgtgaaacaagaagaaactgaggaacaaacag CCCCAGTGGTAATGAAAGAGGACAAAGAAGTACTCAGTGAAACCGAAGAGAAAGATCAATATGAGAATCTTCAAGATTTTATAATTGGAGAAAAACCTTTTCGGTGTTTGCAGACTGAAAAGACttccaaacaaaaaaaagctcAAAGAGACCGCACAGGAAAGAATCCCtttacctgccaacagtgtggacaaAGTTTCAGTCATAAAGAAAGTCTTAACAGgcacatgaaaattcacaccagagaaaagccttacacatgTCAACAGTGTGGGCAGAGTTTTGTTCAACGTgtaaaccttaaagtccacatgagaatacacactggagagagtcccttcacctgccaacagtgtggaaaaagtttcaatcATAAACCAAATCTTAACaggcacatgagaattcacaccggAGAAAAGCCGTacacctgtcaagagtgtgggGAGAGTTTTGCTCAATGTGTAAACCTTAAAACCCACATGACAATTCACAGTGGGGAGAACCCTtttacctgccaacagtgtggaaaaagtttcactcGTAAAGAAAATCTTGACAGGCATATacgaattcacactggagagaagccttacagatgccaacagtgtggaaaaggTTTCCATCAACAtggaaaccttaaagtccacattaGAATTCACACTGAAAAGAGTccattcacctgccaacagtgtggacagagtttcaatCATAAAGTAAGTCTTGACaggcacatgagaattcatactggagaaaagccttacacgtGCCCTCTGTGTGGAAAAGGTTTCAATCGTAAAGAAAGTATTGACAGGCATATGCCATCAGTGTGGGGAGAGTTTTGCTCATCATGA